Proteins from a single region of Thermococcus sp. EP1:
- a CDS encoding DUF58 domain-containing protein: MKREDLLWTLSGVSFAHGYLASNVFSALFGLGLAVYTLKTKKEFNPEVKVDVEFPTTVEEMKKSKVILKVKNLGSDVKVRVKSGFVPNVRIADGETHILKSGEERFIDLLLIPEKKGEYEVPLKMEIYDLKELYFEELDIGKYKLDVMPSVESIREAAKEDYNIKLSEVYKRSIFLGLETLELEGLREYLPGDDLRRIDWKATSRLGELIVREFIKEWEGDVYLVLDSTREMRKGLRRAKIDYASTLVLHLATVLLKKNYRVGLIIYSDRGVKIVKPSKGREHLNKIRAAVKFKPEKGLISLKSSVVLKFSEKGRKFMEKIFPRKRSGLGEALLNIKEPSYLIIISDLMGHTSLLYRLMLMLKKKHKAVILSPNPILFYAEEINEEMLKFLYEKYLEREKTVRKFNAVAPTIDLGPSDYLREIVRELK, encoded by the coding sequence ATGAAAAGAGAGGACTTGCTGTGGACGCTTTCAGGTGTTAGCTTCGCCCATGGATATTTGGCCTCAAACGTTTTTAGTGCCCTGTTTGGTTTAGGCCTAGCCGTGTATACGTTAAAAACCAAGAAAGAGTTCAATCCAGAGGTAAAAGTTGATGTGGAGTTTCCCACAACGGTTGAGGAAATGAAAAAATCCAAGGTTATTTTAAAAGTGAAAAACCTTGGAAGTGACGTGAAGGTTAGAGTTAAGAGTGGTTTTGTCCCAAATGTAAGGATTGCCGATGGTGAAACCCACATCCTCAAATCAGGGGAAGAAAGGTTTATCGATCTCCTCCTCATCCCCGAGAAGAAAGGGGAGTATGAGGTCCCCCTCAAGATGGAGATCTATGATTTGAAAGAGCTCTACTTTGAGGAGCTGGATATAGGCAAGTACAAGCTCGATGTGATGCCATCCGTTGAGTCAATAAGGGAAGCGGCCAAAGAGGATTACAACATAAAGCTAAGTGAGGTCTACAAGAGGAGTATTTTTCTGGGCCTGGAGACGCTGGAGCTCGAAGGCTTAAGAGAATATTTACCGGGAGATGACCTGAGAAGGATAGACTGGAAAGCAACATCCCGTCTCGGAGAGCTCATAGTGAGGGAGTTCATAAAGGAATGGGAGGGAGACGTGTACCTCGTTCTCGACTCAACGAGGGAAATGCGAAAAGGACTGAGGAGGGCAAAGATAGACTACGCATCAACTCTGGTTCTGCATTTAGCAACGGTGCTCTTGAAGAAGAACTACAGAGTGGGCCTTATCATCTACAGCGATAGGGGCGTTAAGATCGTTAAACCATCAAAGGGAAGGGAGCACCTGAATAAAATTAGGGCCGCGGTGAAGTTTAAGCCTGAAAAAGGTCTGATAAGCCTGAAGAGCAGTGTGGTTTTGAAGTTCAGCGAGAAGGGAAGGAAATTCATGGAGAAGATCTTCCCAAGAAAGAGAAGTGGACTTGGTGAAGCTCTGCTTAACATCAAAGAGCCCTCATATCTGATTATTATCAGCGATTTAATGGGCCACACCTCACTGCTTTACCGCCTAATGCTCATGCTCAAGAAGAAGCACAAAGCCGTGATATTATCTCCGAATCCAATACTCTTCTATGCCGAGGAGATAAATGAGGAAATGTTGAAGTTTCTCTATGAGAAGTATCTGGAGAGGGAGAAGACGGTTAGGAAGTTCAACGCGGTTGCTCCAACCATTGATTTAGGCCCGAGTGATTATTTGAGGGAGATCGTGAGGGAGCTGAAATGA
- a CDS encoding glycosyltransferase family 2 protein: MKNNTLIILPAYNEELTIGSVVALAKKFGDVLVVDDGSFDRTSQIARESGAIVLRHEVNKGKGCALKTGFKYALSKGYDIVVCLDSDGQHNPDEIPLLLDPIVKGEADLVIGSRYLNESKKEIPIYRRLGLWVLNTMTRMAASVEVDSQSGFRAMNRKALESLDLSSDGYAIETDMIVQASERGIRLMEVPITVRYDVPNKHKKNPLTHGFGVLSDIVSLIGYKRPLLLFSILGMMSFSIAGILFFWALKPYYTEGRVYLTQIIGAGIFTIIGIQLFVAGLTLNVLAKMVRE; encoded by the coding sequence ATGAAGAATAACACCCTTATAATACTGCCCGCCTACAATGAGGAACTAACCATCGGGTCCGTTGTTGCTTTAGCTAAGAAGTTTGGTGATGTTCTGGTTGTTGATGATGGTTCCTTTGATAGAACATCACAAATCGCTCGGGAATCTGGGGCCATTGTCCTAAGGCATGAGGTCAACAAAGGAAAAGGATGCGCATTGAAAACGGGTTTTAAATATGCTTTAAGCAAGGGGTATGATATCGTTGTTTGTTTGGATTCCGATGGCCAGCATAACCCCGATGAGATTCCCCTTCTCTTGGACCCGATAGTTAAAGGAGAGGCCGACTTGGTTATTGGTTCGAGATATTTAAATGAGAGCAAAAAGGAGATTCCAATTTATAGGAGACTAGGTCTATGGGTACTAAACACAATGACAAGAATGGCTGCAAGTGTTGAAGTTGACTCCCAGAGCGGTTTTAGGGCCATGAACAGAAAAGCCTTGGAAAGCTTAGATTTAAGCAGCGATGGTTATGCTATAGAAACAGACATGATTGTCCAGGCAAGCGAGAGAGGGATTAGGCTCATGGAAGTTCCAATTACCGTTAGATATGATGTGCCGAACAAGCACAAGAAGAATCCACTAACTCATGGGTTTGGTGTTCTATCGGATATAGTAAGCTTGATAGGATATAAGAGGCCTTTACTGTTGTTTAGTATCTTGGGCATGATGTCTTTTAGCATTGCAGGAATTCTATTTTTCTGGGCACTAAAACCTTATTATACAGAGGGGAGAGTTTACCTAACTCAGATCATAGGGGCAGGAATTTTCACGATAATTGGAATTCAACTGTTTGTCGCTGGGCTGACGTTGAATGTGTTGGCAAAGATGGTGAGGGAGTGA
- a CDS encoding ATP-grasp domain-containing protein, which yields MSSKILITDAQMRSSLAVIRSLGKKGLKITAGEETRFATGFFSKYVKERVVYSSPRKNPKGFIKFLKTILSKDEYEMLIPVADATLLQIIKHKEELEKYTTIPYPDYEKFIKAYDKGKVVKLAQKLRIPVPDTHFVQDSEELNTLAREIIYPVILKARFSFGSRGVRIANSRKELFEKYKELSEKFGNLILLQEYIPKGDEIGVYTLFDLTHKPVAVTVQRRIRSYPVSGGPSTLRETIKGELAEKASKIAFTLLRELKWYGIAMVEFRVDPRDNTPKIMEVNPRFWGSLQLSILAGVDFPYLLYKLFTDKKVEPVLDYKEGVQCRWLLPGDILWFLSSPNKLKNLKEFLKFNTNYDILSLEDPGPTFGFILATLRFLFDKDMWEFVIRRL from the coding sequence ATGTCCAGTAAAATTCTAATAACTGATGCTCAAATGAGAAGTTCTCTAGCCGTTATCAGATCACTTGGTAAAAAGGGATTAAAAATAACCGCTGGCGAAGAAACTAGATTCGCAACTGGGTTTTTTTCTAAGTATGTCAAAGAAAGAGTCGTGTACTCCTCCCCTAGAAAAAATCCAAAGGGCTTTATCAAATTTCTCAAGACTATCCTGTCAAAAGATGAGTATGAGATGTTAATCCCAGTTGCTGATGCCACTCTTCTACAAATTATAAAACACAAGGAGGAATTAGAAAAATATACAACTATTCCTTATCCCGACTATGAGAAATTCATAAAAGCTTATGACAAGGGGAAAGTTGTTAAACTAGCTCAAAAACTTAGGATACCAGTACCAGATACACATTTTGTCCAGGATTCTGAGGAGCTCAACACATTAGCTAGGGAAATAATATATCCTGTAATCCTAAAAGCTAGATTCAGCTTTGGATCAAGGGGAGTTAGGATAGCAAACTCTAGGAAAGAATTATTCGAGAAGTATAAAGAACTTAGTGAAAAATTTGGCAACTTAATCTTATTGCAGGAGTACATTCCTAAAGGAGATGAGATAGGAGTATACACTTTGTTTGATCTTACTCATAAACCTGTGGCAGTAACTGTTCAACGAAGAATTAGATCATATCCCGTTTCAGGCGGACCAAGCACCTTAAGGGAAACAATAAAAGGAGAGCTTGCAGAGAAGGCCAGTAAAATTGCATTTACATTGCTTAGGGAACTAAAATGGTATGGAATAGCTATGGTGGAGTTTAGAGTTGACCCACGAGATAATACACCAAAGATTATGGAAGTGAATCCAAGATTCTGGGGATCCTTACAACTGTCTATATTGGCTGGTGTTGATTTCCCATATTTGCTGTATAAGTTGTTTACTGATAAAAAAGTGGAGCCTGTATTGGATTACAAAGAAGGAGTTCAGTGTCGGTGGCTGTTGCCGGGAGATATATTATGGTTTTTAAGTTCACCTAATAAGTTAAAAAACCTGAAAGAATTTTTAAAATTTAACACCAACTATGACATACTCTCTTTAGAGGATCCAGGACCTACTTTTGGGTTTATCTTAGCGACTCTAAGATTCCTTTTTGACAAAGATATGTGGGAGTTTGTAATTAGGAGGTTGTGA
- a CDS encoding polysaccharide deacetylase family protein has translation MRYNALTIDVEHWWCNEFLKRYLPEKREDQLIDSVRFILDILDKYNVRATFFVLGSAAEEHPEVLEMIYENGHEIGSHAYSHEPLYKLTREQFEKEIKQSIKIIHKTTGEKSLGFRAPHFSINNRTKWAFEILEKYGFKYDSSIFPIKTNLYGVPNAPLTPYHPSKEDVSKHDPERRIIEFPLSVIRLAGINIPISGGFYLRTFPLRFMKWALKKVSKERPAVIYIHPWEIYPYTPRLKASPLARFEAYHGTGLPTLRKFKALLKEFKFKPMGDIVDEL, from the coding sequence ATGAGATATAACGCATTAACAATAGATGTAGAACATTGGTGGTGTAATGAATTCCTTAAAAGATATTTACCTGAAAAAAGAGAAGATCAGCTAATTGATTCTGTAAGGTTTATCTTAGATATTCTCGATAAGTATAACGTTAGAGCAACTTTCTTTGTCTTGGGATCCGCCGCTGAAGAGCATCCGGAAGTCTTGGAAATGATTTATGAAAATGGGCATGAAATCGGATCTCATGCTTATTCTCATGAACCATTGTACAAATTAACTAGAGAGCAGTTTGAGAAGGAAATAAAGCAGTCAATTAAGATAATTCATAAAACAACGGGAGAAAAATCGTTGGGATTTAGAGCCCCTCATTTTTCTATAAACAACAGGACAAAGTGGGCTTTTGAGATATTAGAGAAATATGGGTTCAAATATGACTCAAGCATCTTTCCAATAAAAACAAATCTGTATGGGGTTCCCAACGCACCTTTAACACCTTATCACCCATCAAAAGAAGATGTCTCCAAGCATGATCCAGAGAGGAGAATAATAGAATTTCCGTTAAGTGTGATTAGATTGGCTGGGATAAATATCCCAATTTCTGGGGGGTTTTATTTGAGGACCTTTCCCTTGAGATTTATGAAATGGGCACTTAAGAAGGTGAGCAAAGAGAGGCCAGCTGTTATTTATATTCATCCTTGGGAAATTTATCCATACACCCCAAGATTAAAAGCCTCTCCTCTAGCAAGATTTGAAGCTTATCACGGAACTGGTCTTCCTACTCTGAGAAAGTTCAAAGCGTTATTGAAAGAGTTTAAATTCAAGCCAATGGGTGATATAGTTGATGAGCTTTGA
- a CDS encoding PHP domain-containing protein, which translates to MSFDLHVHSKYSKDSINDPKWIIKIAKKKGLSGVAITDHNTLKGSLIAKKINKDPDFEIIFGEEIKTDIGDIIALWITKEIKSRNWEEVIDEIHSQGGIAVLPHPYRGHKLIEKVAKRVDVIEVLNARTPKQLNRKAYELAVKLHKGFSAGSDAHVPFEIGRGKIFVNSDLRKALVKGNVKPDGKEFPYLLVHGISFIAEKIRITFGREY; encoded by the coding sequence ATGAGCTTTGACCTTCATGTGCATTCAAAATATTCAAAAGACTCAATAAATGACCCAAAGTGGATAATAAAAATTGCAAAGAAAAAAGGGCTTAGTGGAGTTGCCATTACAGACCATAACACTCTCAAAGGTAGTTTAATAGCTAAAAAAATTAATAAAGATCCAGATTTTGAAATTATCTTTGGTGAAGAGATAAAAACAGATATCGGGGATATAATCGCGCTGTGGATAACCAAGGAAATAAAAAGCAGAAATTGGGAGGAAGTTATTGATGAAATACATTCTCAAGGGGGAATTGCAGTGTTGCCCCATCCATATAGGGGGCATAAATTAATTGAAAAAGTTGCAAAACGAGTTGATGTAATTGAAGTCTTAAATGCGAGAACACCCAAGCAACTAAATAGAAAAGCATATGAGTTGGCAGTAAAACTCCACAAGGGATTCTCAGCGGGAAGTGATGCTCACGTGCCTTTTGAAATTGGAAGAGGGAAAATTTTTGTAAATTCAGATTTGAGAAAAGCTCTGGTCAAAGGAAATGTAAAACCAGATGGAAAAGAGTTCCCGTATTTACTAGTGCATGGAATTAGTTTCATTGCTGAAAAGATTCGAATAACATTTGGGAGGGAGTATTAA
- a CDS encoding sulfatase: MKNLVLITVDCLRYDALSPETAPNIMQLAEKGLFFERAYSLGCWTAPSLVGLLTSSYPLMYNGELVIKYPRVSIAQILHKNGYSTAGFTFHPYLSKQFGYHKGFDAYFDDIDEISNEHAIINRSRWEQLAIIATKMKKARLLRPIYSHLANRIYLHSLKHKLSEDFKFYVSGSQINELVIDWIKSHKEPFFVWIHYLDTHFPYIPEEDWDKREIIELNIERERWFRLNKPVNPEKLERLKQLYLTKVSDADRYIGNLIREFKKMGLYKDTVFVITADHGEEFYEHGGFHHDLKLYEELIHVPLIIFGDRIRSRKIKRVVSHIDLAPTLLDFLDIKKPLEWIGANMLLKKDSVAIIEEGQKERGDARQGSIFKLNLNAKKIAIVKGDWKYIYSKTQEEELYNLREDPREQKNLITSKNREYRHVLENMRKVLRYHLEMISTRQERILTKRILKQMIMKNGGD, translated from the coding sequence ATGAAGAATCTTGTCCTTATTACAGTTGATTGTCTGAGATATGATGCATTGAGTCCAGAAACTGCCCCAAATATAATGCAACTTGCAGAGAAGGGTTTGTTTTTTGAAAGGGCATATAGTTTGGGATGTTGGACTGCTCCTTCTCTGGTAGGTTTATTAACGTCTTCGTATCCTTTAATGTATAATGGAGAGCTAGTAATAAAATATCCCCGAGTTAGCATTGCCCAAATTTTACATAAAAATGGGTATTCTACAGCCGGATTTACCTTCCACCCTTACTTAAGCAAGCAATTTGGTTATCATAAGGGTTTTGATGCCTATTTTGATGATATTGATGAGATAAGTAATGAACATGCTATCATAAACAGAAGCAGATGGGAACAACTTGCTATCATTGCAACTAAAATGAAGAAAGCTAGGTTGTTACGGCCTATTTATTCCCATCTTGCAAATAGGATTTACCTGCATTCGCTTAAACACAAGTTAAGTGAAGACTTCAAATTTTATGTGTCTGGGTCTCAGATAAACGAGCTTGTGATTGATTGGATAAAATCCCATAAGGAACCATTTTTTGTCTGGATACACTATCTCGATACTCATTTCCCCTATATTCCAGAAGAAGACTGGGACAAAAGGGAGATTATTGAACTTAACATTGAGAGAGAAAGATGGTTTAGATTAAATAAACCAGTAAATCCTGAAAAACTGGAGAGATTAAAACAACTGTATCTTACCAAGGTTTCAGATGCTGACAGGTATATAGGTAACTTAATAAGAGAATTCAAAAAAATGGGTCTATACAAAGATACAGTTTTTGTAATAACTGCAGACCATGGTGAGGAGTTCTATGAACATGGTGGATTTCATCATGACTTAAAGCTCTATGAAGAACTTATACATGTTCCTTTGATAATTTTCGGTGATAGAATTCGCTCACGTAAAATAAAAAGAGTTGTTAGCCATATCGATTTAGCTCCAACTTTACTTGACTTTCTTGACATTAAAAAACCTCTTGAGTGGATAGGAGCAAACATGTTGCTCAAGAAAGATAGTGTAGCCATCATCGAAGAGGGTCAGAAAGAGAGAGGCGATGCACGGCAAGGGAGTATTTTCAAGTTAAATCTAAATGCTAAAAAAATAGCAATAGTAAAAGGTGATTGGAAATATATTTATAGTAAAACTCAGGAAGAGGAGTTATATAACCTTAGAGAAGATCCTAGAGAGCAGAAAAATCTAATAACATCCAAGAACAGAGAATATAGACACGTTCTGGAAAATATGAGGAAAGTACTAAGATACCACTTGGAAATGATATCTACAAGACAAGAAAGAATATTAACAAAGAGAATTCTCAAACAGATGATAATGAAAAATGGTGGTGACTAA
- a CDS encoding nucleotide sugar dehydrogenase — protein MKISVLGLGYIGLPTALLFASTGHKVVGVDIDKRKVDLLNREKLPFQEPGLEELFEKARANFTATTEVPEADVFIIAVPTPLKVETKSADLTYVKSASEMVWPRLRKGDLVVLESTVPPRTTENLLIPILEKGGLKAGEDFYVAHCPERAIPGKTIYEMIHNDRIIGGINRKSAELTKELYSSFVKGNIYLTDATTAEFVKLIENTYRDVNIALANELAQIAEEYGINIWEAIELANKHPRVNLHKPGSGVGGHCIAIDPWFVIQGSSNGKLIATSRYINDTMPNYVLRKVKELVEHIKFPTVTVLGVAYKGNVDDARETPSLRFIKLAENEGFNVKVYDPYVREFDYPLLDLEEAIKDSDCIVVITDHDIFKFLDPKKIGKLMRHRYVFDSRNILDHGRWRKAGFKVKVLGDGKENV, from the coding sequence ATGAAAATCTCAGTACTTGGTCTTGGATACATAGGGCTTCCAACAGCCCTACTCTTTGCATCTACAGGACACAAAGTTGTTGGTGTCGACATAGACAAAAGAAAAGTGGATCTTCTGAACCGGGAAAAACTTCCTTTCCAAGAGCCAGGACTTGAAGAGCTTTTTGAAAAAGCTAGAGCTAACTTCACGGCAACAACAGAAGTTCCTGAGGCTGATGTATTCATAATAGCTGTTCCAACACCCCTCAAAGTGGAAACAAAATCTGCGGATTTGACATATGTCAAATCAGCTTCAGAGATGGTATGGCCACGCCTCAGGAAGGGGGATCTTGTTGTCCTCGAATCAACTGTGCCTCCTAGAACAACAGAAAACCTGCTAATTCCAATACTTGAAAAGGGCGGTTTAAAGGCAGGAGAGGACTTCTATGTCGCCCACTGTCCCGAGAGAGCAATCCCCGGAAAGACAATATACGAGATGATTCACAACGATAGAATCATCGGTGGTATAAATAGAAAATCGGCCGAGTTGACCAAAGAGCTTTATTCCTCCTTCGTTAAGGGTAATATATACCTCACTGATGCCACAACCGCAGAATTCGTCAAGCTGATAGAAAACACCTACAGAGACGTTAACATAGCTCTCGCCAACGAGCTCGCCCAGATTGCCGAGGAATATGGCATAAACATCTGGGAGGCAATAGAACTCGCCAATAAGCACCCAAGAGTCAACCTCCACAAGCCTGGATCGGGCGTTGGAGGGCACTGCATAGCGATCGATCCCTGGTTTGTTATTCAAGGAAGCTCTAATGGGAAGCTAATAGCAACATCAAGATACATCAACGATACTATGCCAAACTATGTGCTGAGAAAAGTCAAAGAACTTGTTGAACACATAAAGTTCCCAACGGTTACTGTCCTAGGTGTTGCATACAAGGGAAATGTCGACGATGCCCGCGAGACTCCTAGTCTAAGGTTCATCAAGCTAGCCGAAAATGAAGGCTTCAACGTCAAAGTTTATGATCCCTACGTGAGGGAGTTTGACTACCCATTGCTTGATCTCGAAGAAGCTATAAAAGACAGCGACTGCATAGTGGTGATAACAGATCATGACATCTTTAAGTTCCTCGATCCTAAGAAAATAGGAAAGTTAATGCGGCATAGGTACGTCTTTGACAGTAGGAACATCCTCGATCATGGGAGGTGGAGGAAAGCAGGGTTCAAAGTGAAGGTGCTTGGAGATGGGAAGGAGAATGTATGA
- a CDS encoding DUF354 domain-containing protein has protein sequence MGRRMYDLWADIGNTPQIHVIRAIVKELREYSIYITGFNRGEVVQLLEIYGLRGKVFGSDKYDSLLKPYPFVKRSVKLMFRAPRAKMLLSFENAMPIPAGKLKGMKIFLILDNDLKVILRTPIFQRATSWLKRFANFILVPKVAEENFKRYFKEVIPYQGYKEHIYIADFEPDPSFIKMIPVEEYVVLRPESLTSLYVLHNKSLVPEILRLLKREGVDVVYLPRNKKEKKLAEGFKNVYIPPKALDGLNLIYHSKATLTGSGTMAREAAVMGVPAVSFFPRERLLAVDKDLVERGKMLHSREPEEIVEYVIENWNRKRKGDFKTAKRTKKQIIEYIKNNI, from the coding sequence ATGGGAAGGAGAATGTATGATCTCTGGGCAGATATCGGAAATACTCCACAGATCCATGTGATCAGGGCTATAGTGAAAGAACTTAGAGAGTACTCCATCTATATAACTGGGTTCAACAGGGGTGAGGTTGTCCAACTACTGGAAATTTATGGGCTTAGGGGGAAGGTCTTTGGGTCAGATAAATACGACTCTCTCCTCAAGCCCTACCCTTTTGTAAAGAGATCAGTAAAACTAATGTTCAGAGCGCCACGAGCGAAGATGCTCTTGAGCTTTGAAAATGCCATGCCAATTCCGGCAGGAAAACTTAAGGGAATGAAGATTTTCCTGATTTTGGACAATGACTTGAAGGTTATCCTAAGAACTCCTATTTTTCAAAGAGCAACTTCATGGCTAAAACGGTTTGCAAACTTTATCCTAGTGCCCAAAGTTGCTGAAGAGAATTTTAAGAGATATTTCAAGGAGGTAATCCCATATCAAGGTTATAAAGAGCATATATACATCGCAGATTTTGAACCGGATCCAAGCTTTATTAAAATGATACCTGTAGAGGAGTATGTTGTTTTAAGACCCGAGTCCTTGACGTCCCTTTATGTGCTCCACAACAAATCACTCGTCCCTGAAATATTGAGACTCTTAAAAAGGGAAGGTGTGGATGTAGTGTACCTGCCAAGGAACAAGAAAGAGAAAAAACTCGCCGAAGGATTCAAAAATGTTTATATTCCTCCAAAGGCTCTTGATGGACTTAATTTGATATATCACTCGAAAGCGACTCTTACTGGCTCCGGAACAATGGCTAGAGAGGCAGCAGTCATGGGTGTTCCTGCGGTTTCCTTCTTCCCCCGAGAAAGGTTGCTTGCTGTTGATAAGGACTTGGTTGAGAGAGGAAAAATGTTACATTCGCGGGAACCGGAAGAAATCGTTGAGTATGTGATAGAGAACTGGAACAGAAAGAGAAAGGGAGACTTTAAGACTGCCAAGCGGACAAAAAAACAAATTATTGAGTACATAAAAAATAATATATAG
- a CDS encoding glycosyltransferase family 4 protein, translating into MKVIMIGPIETAGGVSIHTKELTRALKQLSIDVEMYNISSEKEYPTLVSNFIKLYRRTLGLSLKLIKNRKKSNIVHIQASGPVGGFLPAIFGAILKKLLGFHMIVTFHYSNTPLFVKKYKKLVSFVLRNSDMFIVVSNTQKMSIINAIKKYNDRIVVIPNGYNPLRLHKLPKSKARKELGLSPKDKIIVNVALLLEKKGHKYLIDAMSLIVNKYNQKNVRCFIIGKGPLKEELQKQIHELGLQDHVKLLGFVLDKELAYWMNAADLFVLPSLREGNPMVMFEALGVGLPFVGTAVGGIPEIITSEEYGLLCEPGNPKDLTEKILRALNKEWDREKIRKYAEQFTWEEIAKKTVEIYTHLLGG; encoded by the coding sequence ATGAAAGTCATTATGATTGGCCCAATTGAAACGGCTGGAGGCGTCTCAATTCACACTAAAGAGCTCACGAGGGCCTTAAAGCAACTTAGTATTGACGTGGAAATGTATAACATAAGCTCCGAGAAGGAATACCCGACATTAGTTTCCAACTTTATCAAGCTCTATAGGAGGACATTGGGACTCTCATTGAAACTTATAAAAAACAGAAAAAAATCCAACATTGTTCATATACAAGCTTCTGGACCAGTGGGGGGATTTTTACCGGCTATATTTGGAGCAATATTGAAAAAACTTTTAGGGTTTCACATGATCGTCACTTTTCATTATTCAAACACTCCACTATTTGTGAAAAAATATAAGAAACTTGTTTCTTTTGTACTTAGAAACTCAGATATGTTCATTGTGGTGTCTAATACCCAAAAGATGTCCATAATTAATGCCATCAAAAAATACAATGACAGAATTGTCGTGATACCAAATGGGTATAATCCTTTACGACTTCATAAACTTCCAAAAAGTAAAGCACGAAAAGAGCTTGGGTTAAGCCCCAAAGATAAAATCATAGTAAATGTTGCATTGCTCTTGGAGAAGAAAGGTCACAAATATCTGATCGACGCTATGAGCCTAATTGTTAATAAGTATAATCAAAAAAATGTTAGGTGCTTTATAATTGGCAAAGGACCATTAAAAGAAGAACTCCAAAAACAAATACATGAACTTGGTCTTCAAGATCACGTCAAACTCCTCGGGTTTGTGTTGGATAAAGAACTAGCCTACTGGATGAACGCCGCCGATCTTTTCGTCCTTCCGAGTCTGAGGGAGGGCAACCCAATGGTCATGTTCGAAGCCCTAGGAGTTGGCCTTCCCTTTGTTGGGACTGCCGTTGGTGGTATTCCAGAAATAATAACCTCCGAGGAGTACGGTCTGCTCTGCGAGCCGGGCAATCCAAAGGATCTGACTGAGAAAATCTTAAGAGCCCTCAATAAAGAATGGGACCGAGAGAAAATAAGGAAGTATGCGGAACAGTTCACGTGGGAGGAGATTGCTAAGAAAACTGTTGAGATTTACACCCATCTATTAGGGGGGTAA